One genomic window of Arachis stenosperma cultivar V10309 chromosome 10, arast.V10309.gnm1.PFL2, whole genome shotgun sequence includes the following:
- the LOC130954732 gene encoding protein BIG GRAIN 1-like B, whose translation MPLYKVQLFLSCPLTTTNTIFPLSSSNMNTLTQHHSQYPSFSSTLLDKIYRSIDEGQTTHTTPIHSKVTTTTTTRHHRHHLHHNNFTTSSESTSSSSGGLSSSSSCFARSRPKPVRTTTTTTSIDDGEEVFIKSKSRALKIYNNLKKVKQPISPGGRLTTFLNSLFNTATNSKKTTKPTSSSSSSSSYYDATAHTKASSTCSSASSFSRSCLSKTTSSSSRDNNNNNGVKRTVRFYPVSVIVGEDSRPCGHKCLYEEEQVSVSVPTAWKIGRSSSKKSDKELKFPAMEKRDFDEDDDEDEDDDAASDSSSDLFELDHLAVIGNHHHHHRYCEELPVYETTHVTTNRAIANGLLM comes from the coding sequence ATGCCCCTATATAAAGTGCAACTCTTCCTCTCATGCCCCCTAACTACAACAAACACCATCTTTCCCTTGTCTTCTTCAAATATGAACACGCTCACACAACACCACTCTCAATacccttctttctcttccacCCTCCTCGATAAGATTTACCGCTCCATTGACGAAGGACAAACCACACACACCACACCCATTCACAGCAAGgttacaacaacaacaacaacgcGTCACCATCGTCATCATCTTCATCACAACAACTTCACCACTTCTTCTGAATCTACTAGTTCTAGCTCAGGAGGCTtgtcttcttcctcctcctgcTTCGCGCGTTCCAGGCCTAAGCCTGtcagaacaacaacaacaaccacctccatcgATGATGGTGAAGAGGTCTTCATCAAGTCCAAATCCAGGGCCCTCAAAATCTACAACAACCTCAAGAAGGTGAAGCAACCAATTTCACCCGGTGGAAGGCTCACCACTTTTCTCAATTCTCTCTTCAACACAGCCACCAATTCCAAGAAAACTACCAAacccacttcttcttcttcttcatcttcttcttactATGATGCCACCGCACACACAAAAGCTTCTTCCACGTGTTCCTCTGCCTCCTCCTTCTCGCGCTCTTGTTTGAGCAAGACTACTTCATCTTCCTCCAgagacaacaacaacaataatggtgtcAAGAGAACGGTCAGATTCTACCCCGTGAGTGTGATCGTCGGTGAAGATAGCAGGCCCTGTGGCCACAAATGCTTGTACGAAGAAGAACAAGTGTCTGTGTCGGTTCCCACAGCATGGAAGATTGGACGCTCATCTTCAAAGAAGAGCGACAAAGAGCTCAAGTTTCCGGCTATGGAAAAGAGAGATTTTGACgaagatgatgatgaggatgagGATGATGATGCTGCAAGTGATTCAAGTTCTGATCTTTTTGAACTCGATCACCTAGCGGTAATTGggaatcatcatcatcatcataggTACTGTGAGGAGCTTCCGGTTTATGAGACCACTCATGTTACTACTAATCGCGCCATTGCTAATGGCCTCTTAATGTAG